A window of Vibrio gazogenes genomic DNA:
TGTCTGGCAAAACGTCTCCGTCCCGCAGGTGTACGTGCCAGTCGTCGGGTCGGGTCAGCGTGAGTATTGTCATGAAAGATTCCACCTTTATCTCTGATACTAAAATGTCAGTTCACCCGCGTGAATCTGGGGGAGAACTTAGTGAATGCGTGTGAATCATAGAAGAAAAAGTAATCCATTTCATCTATTAAATATGGGCGGCTCAATAAAAGGTTACTGGAGCACTTGGATGGGGGATTTATCATGATATGCTTATCGGTCATGATTCAAAAATAAAGGGAAATCAGCATGTCAGCACAAGTCGATCAGATTCATATTTATCCGGTGAAATCCGTGGGTGGGATTTCACTGTCACAAAGCTGGGCGGATAAAGAAGGGTTGGCATTTGATCGACGCTTTATGTTGGCGTTAGCGGACGGTAGTATGGTTACAGCCCGGAAATTTCCCCGACTGGTGACGGTGCGTTCGGCCCTGATGCCTGACGGCGTACTGTTTCAGGTTGAGGGCGAAGAGCCGCTGCGGATCCGCTATGCGGATTTTAAAATGCAGGAAATTGCCACCACGGTTTGGCGTGATACCTTCACGGCTTATACCACCACCGATGAAGCGAATGATTGGTTTAGCCGGGTGATTGATCGGCAGGTTGAACTGATCTTTACCGGTGAACATTCACAGCGTTATCGTGAATCGGTCGGTAATGCAGTGGGGTTCGCCGACGGCTATCCTTTACTGATCATCAGTCAGGGTTCATTGGATGAGCTCAATCGCCGCAGTCCTGAACAGCATGTTATGCAACAGTTCCGAGCCAATATTGTGATTTCCGGTACCGAACCTTTTGCCGAAGATGGCTGGAAGCGTATTCGGATCGGCACCGCTGAATTTGAACTCGTTAAACCTTGTAAGCGCTGTATTTTAGCCACAGTCGAGCCAGAAAGTGGCCAGTTGAGGGCGTCGCAAGAGCCGCTGAAAACATTAGTACAATTCCGGCGCGATGCATCCGGTGGTGTCTTTTTCGGTCAGAATATGGTGGTTCGGACTGCGGGGATGATTCAGACCGATGATGTTGTGGAAGTGCTGGAATATAAAGAAAAAGAGCAATATCCGGATGAGCAGCCGCAGTGGCAAACGCTGACTTGTGTCGAAAAAGAAGAGATCGCCCGCGATTTTGTCACGTTCTGGCTGGAGCCACAGCAGGGGCAAACGCTGACTTATCTGCCGGGACAGCATTTACCGATTGCGTTAACCATCAACGGAGAAACGATCAACCGTCACTATACGTTGTCTTCCAGCCCGTCCCGGCCGGGACGACTGGCGATTTCAGTGAAGCGGGTCAGTGATGGTCAGGTGTCGAATTGGTTGCTCGATCATTTTCAAATCGGAGACATCCTTCAGGCACAAGCACCGGGCGGTCAGTTTCACTTGCAATCCGATTCATCCCATTACCCGTTGTTGCTGCTCTCTGCCGGTAGTGGCGTCACGCCGATGTTGTCGATGCTGCGCTATTTAGCGGATCATCAACAAATGCGGGATGTGGTGTTTTATCATCAGTGTCGCTCGGTGGATGATATTCCGTGTCGTGAAGAATTAGAACATTTGAATCATCAGCATTCGGGTTTGAAGGTGATTATTTCGCTGACACAGCCCCCTCAGGAGTGGTTTGGTCTGAAAGGGCGTTTTTCTTTGTCACACCTGCGTCAGGTGCAGGATGTGGAACGGCGGCAGGTGTTTGTTTGCGGGCCGGACGGTTTCATGAAAAAAGCGAAAAACCTCCTGATGAAAGCAGGCTTGCCGGCGCACTATTATCATCAAGAAGCATTCGGGGCTCAGAAAATTGCTGAACGCCCACATCTGAACGTGACGCTGACAATTAACGGCGAAAAGGTGGCGGGAAATAATCAACAGACATTGTTGGAACAGGCGGAAGATCAGGGGATTGCGATCAGCAATAGTTGCCGGGCCGGGTTGTGTGGCGCTTGTCGGGTGAAAGTCACACAAGGGCGAGTGTCTCAGCCGGATGTCCCTGCATTGGAAGATAAAGATCGCCAAGCGGGTATGGTCTTGGCGTGTTGCTGTGTTCCGGATACCGATCTTGAGATCAGTTACTAGTGACTCAGGCGTCACGTCATCGAAGCGGCGTATCCGTTTGGCGATACGCTTGATTCATGGATCGACGCCATCACTGTACGTCGCGGCTGTATTCCAGCAAACTCTGGCGCAATTGATTCAGTTGCGCCAGTTGTCCGTCAAAAAGCTGATCGGCGACTTGATTGGCGGAGACACCGGATTGCATTTTTTTCTGTGCTTCACGTAATAACAAAATGAGATGAACTTCCGGTGAAATGCCTTCAACGGGTTGAGGATACTGGGTTTGCCACTGCTTGAGTAAATGCGTGAATTTGTTCTCACGCAGCTCAGGACGGAAATGCAGCACTTCATCAGTGAGCACGCCGAGCAGATGTGAGTAAACCGTCATTTGTGGTGTGGTCTCGGCAAGGCGCGTTAATACGGCACGACATAAAGGGCTGAGTGCCACAAATCCTGCCTGAGGTGGAAAATTGTGGCGCAAGCGAGCTGAAAATTCGATGCGCGTTAGACGCGTTTGTGGAAGAATCGTCAATGCATGCAGACACTGGCAGGGGACCCATAAGGCTTGCTCTGCGGTGGCTGCGTACTCATGCTTGCCTAGTTTCAATAACGCCATGCCTTGCTCGATGAGAAGAAACACGTGTTTCAGCGATTTTTTCCGAGCGGTGATCTGAAGGTAATCGGTCGTGGCTGAGTCCACTTGAATGGCGTAGTGCATGGCTGGTCTCTCTTTATCAAACGCGCATAGGTTAACTTGTCCATCAGCAAAAGCCAAATAAACTCGACTATATTCAATTAGTTGCTTTTATTGAGTGTGACTGTGATAACAAAAGGATGTGATCGATTTCATTATCACTTCCGAGAATAATGCTATACTGGTCAGACCTGAGGGTCTGTTTTCTAACAATAGCTGCGAATACGAGGAAGTGTGCGTAGAATGGGCCAGTTTTTTTCGAATCATATAGTATTATAATGACATCAATTACCGATCCTTATGCAGAGATTCGTCCTTACGAAGACGATGAAATTCCTGCAGCTATCAATCGTCTCATTGAAGACGATGAATTTATTCATGCAATTGTTAAACATCGATTCAAGCACCATGCCGGGTGGATACAAATCCTGATGAGTCCTTGGGTCAAAATGTATCTGAAGATCAAATGGCGGAAACTGACTTCTGTTGAGGCCATTCAGCTTGAAGTAAAAAAATACCTTGATCAAACATTAGAAACGACAACCGGTGGCGTGACCTATTCCGGTCTGGACAAGCTGGATAAAAATCAGGCTTATCTGTTTGTTTCTAATCATCGTGACATTGCGATGGATCCGGCGCTGGTGAACTATGGCCTGCATATTTCCGGTCATCAAACGGTGAGAATCGCAATTGGTGACAATCTGTTACGTAAGCCGTGTGCCACGGAACTGATGAAACTGAATAAGAGCTTTATCGTCAAGCGTTCTGCCAAAGGGCCACGCGAAATGATGAAAGCGCTGTCGACACTGTCCGGTTATATCAAAAGTTCGTTGGATACGGGTCATTCTATCTGGATTGCCCAGCGTGAAGGGCGGGCAAAAGATGGTAATGACTTTACGGATCCGGCTATTCTGAAGATGTTTCATGTGGCAGGTCGCAGTAAAAAAATTGATTTTGCCACGTATGCCAAGTCGCTGAAAATAGTGCCGGTGGCGATTGCGTACGAAAATGATCCCTGTGATTTGGCCAAAGCCAGAGAGTTGTATGAAAAAGCGACACTGGGCACCTATGAGAAAAGAGAATTTGAAGATATTGAAAGTATCATTCAAGGAATTGTGGGCGAAAAAGGGCGTATTCATGTGACATTTGGTGACGTGATTGACCAAGATTTCGCAACACCTGATGCACTGGCCGAAGAGATTGATCGGCAAATTCATCAACATTATCAGTTGTTTCCAATCAATTTACTGGCTGCCGGATGTGAAGGAGATGACGTGACGCTTGAAACCCGAGAGATACTAAAACAAAAGCTCGCGAGTTTGCCGGAAGGTGCGCATGAATATCTGCTTGCCAGTTATGCCAACCCGGTGAAAAACAAGCCACAAGCTTAAGTGCATCATCGAGTTTCAGTCCGGTAAAAATGAAGTCATCCGGCAAAAGCTCAGGGCACATTCATGGGTAAATAATAAGATGAGCAAACGATAAGATGGGCAAACAATAAACTGATAATTTACCGTAGCAAGGCTATCTTGCTACGGCACCATCCAGTGTTAAATTCTTCGGCCATTTTTTGATGGTGTTCCCCCCCAGATAGATATTTCCTTTCACTGTCATTGTTTCCGGAAATGCATGGATTCCTGAGCCGCCGATATATAAATTTCCTTCCACAATCAGGCCATCAGGGAGTTCAGTCAGTGGGGTTCGAATGACACTCAAGTCACCTTTGACTCTGAGTCTGGCGGGCAGTTTTTCTAATGGTGTATCGGTAAAATTGAGATAACCACCGACTCGAACACCGCGTGACCAACGTTTGATTTGGGAGCCGAGTAAATTGGCGTAGCCTTTAATCTTTATGCCGGGAGGTACAGTTGCCAATTGGCAGTTGGTGGCAATCAGCGCTCCCTGAATATCGATGTCTCTTGGCAGCGTACGAATCGGGGTTCGGGAAATATCCAGATCGCGTTTAATCACCAGACCGGATGGCAATTCAGCGAATGGTTTGCCACTGAGATCCAAATTGCCGTAGTTATCCAGATAATTGAGGATCTGATAATGATTCAGCCCTTGAGCGGCGGCTATCTGAGCAAAGCTGAAAGTCAGTAATCCGAGAACCACTGTCAGAAGCGGATGCACTGCATATCTGAATATAAACATGTTGAACATAAAAACGCTGAACATAAACGGTGAATAGATGCAGTATGGCGGATCGATGCATGGCTTGCAATGCTGAGCAGTGGGTTAAACATCACGGTAAAAGGTGTGCTGCCGAGAGACATCTGATGGCTTGTTGTGAGACGTATATCGAAAGAGAAACACAAAAATCGACCACAGACACAAGGTATTGATGTCTGTAGTCAAAACTCACAGAACCCTAAATGGTTCTGTGATTGGTATTCATCGATGTGGGATGAGATGAATGATTTATCCGCGAACCAGAGAGCGAGATTTGAGTTCAAAAATCAGTTTTTCAGCACTGACTTCAAACTGAAAGCGAGCATGGAGTTCTTGTGCATCGTCAGTGATTGGTGTGGTTTCATATTTCACATCAGCGCAGACTTGTTTCGCGAGTGCAATGTATTTGTCAAGTTCAGCCTGAAGTGCTGCCGCGCCATGTGCGAGTACAGTGACTTCTGCAACATCGTCACCTTCTTTGATGATGTAGCCGATTTCACCGAGTGTTCCGCAAGCTTCGCAGATTTCGTTTTCTATATTGTCATTTGTATTCATAAAGTTACCCCATTAGTTAGGAACTAATACTCGAATGTTCTGATCGTGTGATTGACACACTATTGCCCGAGTATATACCTGAATCACCGCCAACAAGTTGATTTATCACAATGGATGATCTTCATGGTATGAAGATTGTTCAGTAACACGTTGATTTTGTGTAACGATTGGGGGACATGAGACTTAAGAAATATTTATATGTGATTAAACTCTCATAATCATCAGGATTCATGCCAAGGGGGTAACAGAATTCAGGCGATATCATTGTTCTACTCAATAGATCTGAGATGATAACCGCTATATTCAGGCGTTATCATATCTGGGCGCTTGATTGAACACCATTCTATTTCAATTCGGTGACCTGATCGGAGAGAGTCAGGTGACGATATCAGCACATCAATGTGAGTCATCGTTTGATTTGCAAGATGGGTCAGAATGTAACTTGAGGACAGCTTGAATGGTGTTCATTTATTTTTGATTGAACGTTGGGAACTCCGATATTGCTGAGCGATATTGCTTGAGAAAGCAGAGAGGCAATTTGACTTCCCGTATTTTTTGCATGGATCATCAGGTGAAGTGCCTCTTACCTTGGCATAATGTGCTTACAAAAGGTGAGGCTCACCTCATTTTAAGAGAGTCACATTATGCCTAAGCGTAGTAGAGAAGACACAGAAATCACGATTCAGACAATTTTAGATGCCGTCGTCTATCAGGTGCTGAACCTTGGTTACGACCGTATGTCATATACGACACTCAGCCAACAGACGGGAATCTCCCGGACAGGGATCAGTCACCACTTTCCTAAAAAAACGGATTTTGCCACAGCATTGAATAGCCAAATTTTCCTGCTTTTCACGTCTTATCTGGAGTTGGAAAATGGCGTTGCTGCATTTCGTCGAAGCTGGATGCAGGCATTGGAACACAGTCAATTTGTCGCTATTTTAAGATTCCTTTTCCACCACATCATTGCTGCTGAACGTTCTGTCGATGTTTCCCGACAAGGATTAGAACGCATGTACCATCTGATTGAAGAAAAGTTGGGAACCGATGCGGATAGAGAGTTGGAATGGCTGTTGGGAAAATCACTGGTGGCGATGAGTCATCATGAACTGCTAGAACCGGAAGCGGTTTAATCGGTGCGATATCTCCGGTTGATAAATGGAAGGGCTGCAAATGCAGCCCTTTCCATTTATTTGCTGGTTGTGAATCATTTCATCGTTATGGATAACATCAGTGCTACTCATGCACGACATTGATTCTTCCCCGGAGTTAATGGAAAAAGTCGACCTGATTTTTCAGATGTTCTGCCAGAGATTCCAGTGATGAGGCGCTCTCGGCAGTTTTCTCATTGGTTTGTTGGCCTTGTTGGTTCAACTGACTGATATCTGAAGCACTTTGGGCAACATCGGCGGAAACTTGCGCCTGTTGCTCTGCCGTTGTTGCAATGGTTTGGGCTTGAGAGGCAATCGAATGAATCTGCTGAGCAATCGTTTCAAGTGATGTCCCGGCATTTTGAGACTTACTCATCATGCTATCCGCATGATGTTGACTATGCTGCATTAACTGAACGGCGTTTGTGGTTGAGTGTTTGAGCTTGTCGATAATGCTCACCACACTCTGAACCGACGTCTGTGTCCTTTGGGCTAACGTCCTGACTTCATCCGCAACTACAGCAAAACCACGCCCTTGCTCACCGGCTCGTGCTGCTTCGATTGCCGCATTGAGGGCCAGCAGGTTGGTCTGTTCAGCAATAGCATCAATCATTTCCGTCACGGTTTGAATACTTTCACTGTCGGTTCTGAGCTGATCGATGGCCTGAGAGGATTGTGCCAATTGGTCATTCAATTGAGCTACATCGATACACACATCTTCCACTAAATTCAGACCAGATTGTGTATTCTCATTGGCTTGTCGGACATTATCAGCAATCGCTTCGACCTGCATTGCCACATCTTTGGCTGAGGTTGCCATTTCTTCAATGGCCGTGACGACCTGTTCAACCTGTTCATGTTGACGTTTAGACTGGGTTAATCCGACATTGGCATCACTGAGCACACTTGCTGATTGAGCCTGAACCTGATCACTGGTGGAGCGAATATTACCGACCAAGTGATTCAGTTGAGTCATCATGGTCGCTGCACTATTGTACAGTCGGAGGATTTCATTCTTAGTTTCTTTGGCACCCGTCTTGATACTCAGGCTGATTTCCCCTTGGCCCAATCGTTCCATAATCTGGCTTAGATTGATTAGTGGTTTAATCGTGTGGCTGAGGAATAGTGCAATGATGACAAGTGTCGTACCGCCGACCAGCGATGAAATCAGGACAATCAATTTCAGGAGTTCCTGACTGCCTTCGGTGATCTCATTAATATAGGTACCGCCAAGGAGTTTCCAGTCCCAGCCGGGAACATCGGTATAGACAAGGTAGCGTTCCCGAATATCACCATGAGAGGATTGATGGTAGCGAATCAAACCTTCATTATGTTTGAAAATATCGAGAAAGATGCTTTTCCCGTCTGCATCTTTTTCGGCAAGAATCGAGTCCGCTTGCGTATTGTCACTGCTGAGCAGATATTTCCCTTGGGAATGTTCACGTGCATCCACAACCATGGTGCTACCGGTCCGGCCCCATTTGACGTGACTGAGATTACGCAAAAGCTTGGTTGTCGCTTTTTCAACGGGAACCCCGATAAATGAAATGGCGACAACGCGCTGATGATTGTCTTTGAGCGGATTATAGTAAGTGAGATAGTGAGTGCCGAACAGACTCACCTGAGCATAATAGGGTTCACCACGACTGAGTTTTTCATACCCAGGGTGTGATTGCCCCAGTAGCGTTCCGACCGCTCGCTCGCCTTGTTTGTTTTTCAATGAGGTCGAAACGCGTACCCAGTCTTGACCCGTCGGCAGAAATAACGTGGCAATGGCACCGGTATCTCGTGTGAATTGATCGACAATCTCTGTTGAGTCAATGACGCTTTTCCCATTGATTGTGACATCCGTGACTGGGTGTCCGCGGAAATCAACCACCTTATCCTGCCATGTTAATCCTTTCAGATAGCTGTTATGAAAGGTTGATTCCAATGTTTTGCTGGTATCAAGATAAGTGAAAAACTGTTGTGATATCGATTGAGCAATCCCCTCTACTTTCGATTGGTGATCGGCCAGTGTTGAATTTAAAAGGATACTTGCAGCACTGCGGTATACGAGTAATGCAATGGTTGAAAAAGAGATGATTAAGCAAAAGAGCATGATTACTCGTAATTGAGTGTTAATGCTCTTGTTTTCGTAGTAACGAATCATAGGCGTCCTATAGTAAAAATGGATGAGCTAACGTCTATATAGTTTTATTTTTGAGCGAGTTAACTGATAGATGTACTAATATTGCGTGATTCGATTAAGTAGCACATTGATTTGGATTAACAATTGAGGTTGTTTGTGTAGAAAATCTAGATGATTGACATGATCGCGTCATATCGGTGTGTTTTCGTGCACGATAGCTGTTGTTTTTTGTTATTTTTTGAACGAAGATCACGTGATGTGGATGAAAATTCAGCGCTTAGCGCTGAATTCGTGATGAAAGGAATGCATTTTTAACCTGATTTTTCGGTATCAGAGATAGCAGGATTTGTCTGTGATTTAGTGTTTAAGACTTCAGGTGTTGACGGAGTTCGTTAATATGCGCGGCTCCGATACCGCAGCAGCCGCCGATCAGTGAGGCACCCTGACGACACCATTTTTCTGCCCACGCGACATAAGCCGGTGGCGTCATATCTGCTCTGATTTCGTCAATCTCTTCATTGGCTGCCGCATCTTTTTTCTGCGGAGCAAATGCATTGGCATAGGCACCAAGCTGAATGTGGCTTTTGCCGAGTTCAGCCAGCGTGTGACGCGCTACATCAATTGCGTCTTCGATTGTTTCCGGTTGACAGCAGTTGAACAGAATTGCCTGAACATCCTGCCCGGCCATGGCCTGTACCGCTTGTGCTACAGTTTCGCCGGAACGAATCGTTGGTTGTTCGACGGGTTCTGCATCTTCCAATGTAAACGAAACCCAGACTGGTTTTGCTTGGTCGCTGAAGCGGTCAATTGATGCTTTGATCGCTGTTGCTTCAGCAATCAGACTTTGGGTTTCGATCATCCAGAAATCAACAAAAGCATCGAGCCCTCGAATCAGCGGTGCTGCGATTTCATCCACTCGATCCGCTTGATATAAATCAGGGCGATAAGAGCCGAATAACGGCGGAAGAGAGCCGGCCACTTGGGCGTGAGTCTGAGTTGCTTCAACAGCCTGACGCGCCATTTGTCCTGCTTTTTGTGCCAGTGTCAGCGCTTCATTGTTAAATCGGGTTTCACCGATATGAAAGGGTACCAAGGCGTAGCTGTTGGTGGTAATCACTTCTGAGCCACTACGGATAAAGACTTCATGTGCCTGTTGGACAATCTCCGGTGTTTCAATCAAAGCAAGGGCAGACCATTCGGGTTGGCGAAAGGGCGCTCCGAGACGTTCCAGCTCTCGGCTCATTCCGCCGTCGAGGATGGTGACTTGATGTTCTGACATGAGATACCTCTGTGTTGATTGCTGTCCAAGAAAAATTTAATGCATGTCTGGCAGTGTAGATGTCCGCAGCAGTTTAGCGTAATCGGATGGGGATGCAATAGATTCTGTGATTTTACGATTTCGAAGTAAAGAGAATGAATTC
This region includes:
- a CDS encoding hybrid-cluster NAD(P)-dependent oxidoreductase, whose protein sequence is MSAQVDQIHIYPVKSVGGISLSQSWADKEGLAFDRRFMLALADGSMVTARKFPRLVTVRSALMPDGVLFQVEGEEPLRIRYADFKMQEIATTVWRDTFTAYTTTDEANDWFSRVIDRQVELIFTGEHSQRYRESVGNAVGFADGYPLLIISQGSLDELNRRSPEQHVMQQFRANIVISGTEPFAEDGWKRIRIGTAEFELVKPCKRCILATVEPESGQLRASQEPLKTLVQFRRDASGGVFFGQNMVVRTAGMIQTDDVVEVLEYKEKEQYPDEQPQWQTLTCVEKEEIARDFVTFWLEPQQGQTLTYLPGQHLPIALTINGETINRHYTLSSSPSRPGRLAISVKRVSDGQVSNWLLDHFQIGDILQAQAPGGQFHLQSDSSHYPLLLLSAGSGVTPMLSMLRYLADHQQMRDVVFYHQCRSVDDIPCREELEHLNHQHSGLKVIISLTQPPQEWFGLKGRFSLSHLRQVQDVERRQVFVCGPDGFMKKAKNLLMKAGLPAHYYHQEAFGAQKIAERPHLNVTLTINGEKVAGNNQQTLLEQAEDQGIAISNSCRAGLCGACRVKVTQGRVSQPDVPALEDKDRQAGMVLACCCVPDTDLEISY
- a CDS encoding methyl-accepting chemotaxis protein, giving the protein MIRYYENKSINTQLRVIMLFCLIISFSTIALLVYRSAASILLNSTLADHQSKVEGIAQSISQQFFTYLDTSKTLESTFHNSYLKGLTWQDKVVDFRGHPVTDVTINGKSVIDSTEIVDQFTRDTGAIATLFLPTGQDWVRVSTSLKNKQGERAVGTLLGQSHPGYEKLSRGEPYYAQVSLFGTHYLTYYNPLKDNHQRVVAISFIGVPVEKATTKLLRNLSHVKWGRTGSTMVVDAREHSQGKYLLSSDNTQADSILAEKDADGKSIFLDIFKHNEGLIRYHQSSHGDIRERYLVYTDVPGWDWKLLGGTYINEITEGSQELLKLIVLISSLVGGTTLVIIALFLSHTIKPLINLSQIMERLGQGEISLSIKTGAKETKNEILRLYNSAATMMTQLNHLVGNIRSTSDQVQAQSASVLSDANVGLTQSKRQHEQVEQVVTAIEEMATSAKDVAMQVEAIADNVRQANENTQSGLNLVEDVCIDVAQLNDQLAQSSQAIDQLRTDSESIQTVTEMIDAIAEQTNLLALNAAIEAARAGEQGRGFAVVADEVRTLAQRTQTSVQSVVSIIDKLKHSTTNAVQLMQHSQHHADSMMSKSQNAGTSLETIAQQIHSIASQAQTIATTAEQQAQVSADVAQSASDISQLNQQGQQTNEKTAESASSLESLAEHLKNQVDFFH
- a CDS encoding homocysteine S-methyltransferase family protein, which encodes MSEHQVTILDGGMSRELERLGAPFRQPEWSALALIETPEIVQQAHEVFIRSGSEVITTNSYALVPFHIGETRFNNEALTLAQKAGQMARQAVEATQTHAQVAGSLPPLFGSYRPDLYQADRVDEIAAPLIRGLDAFVDFWMIETQSLIAEATAIKASIDRFSDQAKPVWVSFTLEDAEPVEQPTIRSGETVAQAVQAMAGQDVQAILFNCCQPETIEDAIDVARHTLAELGKSHIQLGAYANAFAPQKKDAAANEEIDEIRADMTPPAYVAWAEKWCRQGASLIGGCCGIGAAHINELRQHLKS
- a CDS encoding TetR/AcrR family transcriptional regulator, with the translated sequence MPKRSREDTEITIQTILDAVVYQVLNLGYDRMSYTTLSQQTGISRTGISHHFPKKTDFATALNSQIFLLFTSYLELENGVAAFRRSWMQALEHSQFVAILRFLFHHIIAAERSVDVSRQGLERMYHLIEEKLGTDADRELEWLLGKSLVAMSHHELLEPEAV
- a CDS encoding YfcZ/YiiS family protein; protein product: MNTNDNIENEICEACGTLGEIGYIIKEGDDVAEVTVLAHGAAALQAELDKYIALAKQVCADVKYETTPITDDAQELHARFQFEVSAEKLIFELKSRSLVRG
- a CDS encoding 1-acyl-sn-glycerol-3-phosphate acyltransferase; this encodes MTSITDPYAEIRPYEDDEIPAAINRLIEDDEFIHAIVKHRFKHHAGWIQILMSPWVKMYLKIKWRKLTSVEAIQLEVKKYLDQTLETTTGGVTYSGLDKLDKNQAYLFVSNHRDIAMDPALVNYGLHISGHQTVRIAIGDNLLRKPCATELMKLNKSFIVKRSAKGPREMMKALSTLSGYIKSSLDTGHSIWIAQREGRAKDGNDFTDPAILKMFHVAGRSKKIDFATYAKSLKIVPVAIAYENDPCDLAKARELYEKATLGTYEKREFEDIESIIQGIVGEKGRIHVTFGDVIDQDFATPDALAEEIDRQIHQHYQLFPINLLAAGCEGDDVTLETREILKQKLASLPEGAHEYLLASYANPVKNKPQA